A stretch of DNA from Globicephala melas chromosome 19, mGloMel1.2, whole genome shotgun sequence:
CTCCCCTCGGGGCCAGCCATGAGGGCCTCATCTGACTCGCTGTCCGAGACCTCCAGGGCGGGACTGTCCAGCAGGAGGTCCTCTTCCTCTGACAGCACGGGGCTGGGGTATGGGGCGTACGCCAGGGGACCCAGGGTCTGTGGAAGGTCAGGGTTACCTGTAGTCCCAGAGGGAGGTCCCCCTTCTCTCACTCCCTCTGCTTTCGTCCCTTGGCTTCTTCCTGGGCCCCGGCCGTGGCCCTCCCCACTCTGCTCACAGCCTGCACTCTGGCCTCGGTTCAGATCTCCATGGCGTGGCCAGGGGATGCCCGGGCCACCTCCATGAGAGCCTGCTCCACACAGATAATGGCCTTTGGTGCGGCCCCTGACCCACGTTTGTGCCTCTGTTGGCTCGATGGTGCAATGGAGTAATAATGCTGCTTAACCTTAGAGGGTCGTCAGAGGGATGAAGGGGTTCCTGGGTGCACAGGTTTTgatgcagtgcctggcacctaggaAACCTCAACCAAATGATGGGGATTTTCATGGTCACCCTGCCCCTCACCTGGCATGTGAAGTCCTCCATGGGGTATGCTGGGAAGCCAGGCCCCGGGGCCTCCAGGCTGGGGGCCGGGTCCAGGTTCCCCACAGGGCTGTAGGTTGAGGGTCCGTAACAGAGCTGGACACCCTGGGTGTGGCTGAAGGTGGCCACAGCCGGGTCAAAGGTTTCATAGGAGGCGGCTGGGACAGCTGGACTGAGGCCGTAGCTCCACAGATCTGGGGGGAAGGGCGCTGAATCAGAAGCTGAGAGGTCTGGCCTCGGCCCCCTCCCCCTGGAAGCCCCTGCACTGGCACAGAGGGACCACTGTGGGCTGTGCAAATCTCTGACCCCAGGATTTGCATGGGCAAGCGGGTGattgggagaggaaaggggaggaggtcTGGAGGCCTGAGCTAACCTCGTCCTGCTGTGCGAGGTGACAGCCTCCCCTGGACCTCAGctctcccatctgtaaaatgggcccaaggggcaggtggggagggtgcTGGGCCAGGATCACTCACCAGGAGCCCCGTCTGAGTCGGGGTAGCTGGAGTGCTTGCAGCTGTCCAGGTCATAGAAGACTCCATCTGGGTACTGATAGGGGTTGGGAAAGAAAAGGGGTCAACCCAGGCTGCAGGGAGACCCCACCCAACCCTGGACCAGCGGGGAGACTATGAcaggctgggagagggagagaaagagagacacagagactagGCACCAGAGACAAGGGCAAAGAGAGGGACATCCAGAGATACAGAGTTGGGAGATAGATACAACACAGAAGAAATACACAAAGGCCCAGACccaggcgcgcgcgcgcgcacacacacacacacagaatgagaGACACAGGTAGGGACACATAGAAAGAGACCAGGGTCTCGCAAAGGGACACAGCAGCCAGCCCCTACTAAGACTGTGGGCTTCCGGGAATCCCAGCACCTCACCGATACACAGTTGTGACATTGTAGCAGCTGGGGAAGGTGTAGATGAATTCCCCCAGTCTTgcctgcctgggggagggggagggggccgaAGGGTGAGAGGCACAGAAGTGTTTTTAACAGAGGCAAAGAAGCTCTCCATGCTTTTTTTATCCCCCTCCATATCACTCCGATTCATCCCAAGAATCATGTTGCTTTAGCAATTAAAGTCTAAAACTAGATATATGCCATCCTGATAAACCAGTGATCTCACTGCAAGGTATT
This window harbors:
- the SPIB gene encoding transcription factor Spi-B isoform X3, with protein sequence MLTLEAAQLDGPHFSCLYPDGVFYDLDSCKHSSYPDSDGAPDLWSYGLSPAVPAASYETFDPAVATFSHTQGVQLCYGPSTYSPVGNLDPAPSLEAPGPGFPAYPMEDFTCQTLGPLAYAPYPSPVLSEEEDLLLDSPALEVSDSESDEALMAGPEGRGSEAGARKKLRLYQFLLGLLTRGDMRECVWWVEPGAGVFQFSSKHKELLARRWGQQKGNRKRMTYQKLARALRNYAKTGEIRKVKRKLTYQFDSALLPAARRA